In Candidatus Rokuibacteriota bacterium, one DNA window encodes the following:
- a CDS encoding ComF family protein has translation MEHPQTVAPPPAPLGGWRGWLSAAADLLFPPFCPVCQVRLDASRRDPLCGSCWERLERIAPPICRLCGLPLGGFAIEPDEAGGGPAPHLCGQCRARPPAYSYARAAARYGHVVREAVHAFKFGGRRALARPLGDLLAETRALLPVDAVDLLVPVPLHRRRERERGFNQSRLLARRVARAWGVPLRADVLARAAATMPQTDLGAAERRANVRGAFALRRSDAVAGRHVVLVDDIMTTGATAGECAALLRQAGAATVGVVTVARVV, from the coding sequence CTGGAACACCCTCAGACCGTAGCCCCTCCTCCTGCCCCCCTCGGGGGCTGGCGCGGCTGGCTCAGCGCCGCCGCCGACCTCCTCTTCCCGCCCTTCTGCCCGGTCTGCCAGGTGCGGCTCGACGCCTCACGCCGCGATCCCCTGTGCGGGAGCTGCTGGGAGCGGCTCGAGCGCATCGCCCCGCCGATCTGCCGGCTGTGCGGGCTGCCCCTCGGAGGCTTCGCCATCGAGCCCGATGAGGCCGGCGGGGGCCCGGCGCCTCACCTCTGCGGACAGTGCCGCGCCCGCCCGCCGGCCTATTCCTATGCGCGGGCGGCCGCCCGCTACGGCCATGTGGTCCGCGAGGCCGTTCACGCCTTCAAGTTCGGCGGCCGGCGGGCGCTCGCCCGGCCGCTGGGCGATCTCCTCGCCGAGACGCGCGCCCTGCTCCCCGTCGACGCGGTGGATCTGCTCGTCCCGGTGCCGCTGCACCGCCGGCGCGAGCGTGAGCGAGGCTTCAACCAGTCGCGGCTGCTGGCCCGCCGGGTGGCCCGCGCCTGGGGCGTCCCGCTGCGCGCCGACGTGCTGGCTCGCGCCGCGGCCACCATGCCGCAAACCGATCTGGGCGCGGCCGAGCGGCGCGCCAACGTCCGGGGAGCGTTCGCGCTCCGGCGTTCCGATGCCGTCGCGGGGCGCCATGTGGTCTTGGTGGACGACATCATGACCACCGGAGCGACGGCCGGCGAGTGCGCGGCGCTCCTGCGGCAGGCCGGCGCGGCCACGGTGGGAGTCGTGACGGTGGCGCGGGTAGTGTAG
- the gap gene encoding type I glyceraldehyde-3-phosphate dehydrogenase, with amino-acid sequence MPTRVAVNGFGRIGRVFFRAALESKDIEVVAVNDLADAKTLAHLLKHDSVHGPLRAEVAVKGEAIFAGGRETRVCSVKDPATLPWRELGVDIVVESTGVFRDKATSSKHLQAGAKKVVVTAPAKDPDITVVLGVNEQRYDPAKHELVSNASCTTNCLATVAKVLLDSFGIKRGFASTVHAYTNDQPIHDFPHKDLRRARAGALSMIPTTTGAATAVGLVLPELKGKLDGIAIRVPTANVSVVDLTVELGKPATVAAINAAFRTAAAGPLKGILDATDEELVSVDFNGNPHSSIVDLPSTAVIDGTMVKVLAWYDNEWGYSCRVRDLILYMAKSL; translated from the coding sequence ATGCCAACGCGGGTCGCAGTCAATGGGTTCGGACGGATCGGCCGCGTCTTCTTCCGGGCGGCCCTGGAGAGCAAGGACATCGAGGTCGTGGCGGTCAACGACCTGGCCGACGCCAAGACCCTGGCCCACCTGCTCAAGCACGACTCCGTCCACGGCCCGCTCCGGGCCGAGGTGGCGGTGAAGGGCGAGGCGATCTTCGCCGGCGGCCGGGAGACCCGGGTGTGCTCGGTGAAGGACCCGGCGACGCTGCCGTGGCGGGAGCTGGGCGTGGACATCGTCGTGGAGTCCACGGGGGTGTTCCGGGACAAGGCGACCTCGTCGAAGCACCTGCAGGCGGGGGCCAAGAAGGTGGTGGTCACCGCCCCGGCCAAGGACCCGGACATCACCGTGGTGCTGGGGGTCAACGAGCAACGCTACGACCCGGCCAAGCACGAGCTGGTCTCCAATGCCTCGTGCACGACGAACTGCCTGGCGACGGTGGCGAAGGTGCTCCTGGACAGCTTCGGGATCAAGCGCGGGTTCGCCTCGACGGTGCACGCCTACACCAACGACCAGCCGATCCACGACTTCCCCCATAAGGACCTCCGCCGCGCGCGAGCGGGCGCGCTCAGCATGATCCCCACCACCACCGGGGCGGCGACGGCGGTGGGCCTCGTGCTGCCGGAGCTCAAGGGCAAGCTCGACGGCATCGCGATCCGGGTGCCGACGGCGAACGTGTCGGTGGTGGACCTGACGGTGGAGCTGGGCAAGCCGGCCACGGTAGCGGCGATCAACGCCGCCTTCCGGACTGCGGCCGCCGGACCGCTCAAGGGGATCCTGGACGCGACGGACGAGGAGCTGGTGTCGGTGGACTTCAACGGCAACCCGCACTCGTCGATCGTGGACCTGCCCTCCACGGCCGTGATCGACGGCACCATGGTGAAGGTACTGGCCTGGTATGACAACGAGTGGGGGTACTCCTGCCGCGTGCGCGACCTGATCCTCTACATGGCGAAGTCACTCTAG
- a CDS encoding phosphoglycerate kinase: MPKLSVEQLDLAGKRVFLRVDFNVPLKDGHVGDDTRIVAALPTLRHCLGAGAGVVLVSHLGRPKGKPDPAYSLRPVATRLTELLGQPVPLAPDCVGPETAALARALGPRQLLLLENLRFHAEEEANDEGFARGLAALADVYVDDAFAAAHRAHASIEAITRYLSPAAAGLLMSRELAALDRIFEKPERPVVALLGGAKVSDKLALVQSLLERVDNLLIGGGMAFTFLAALGHGVGRSLLEPERIEAARAALDHARTRGVTVRLPVDVVAARGIDSRDDIRTVGIRAIPADMMGLDIGPATVARFRDALKGAATVLWNGPMGVFEREPFASGTLEVGRAVAACGGFSVIGGGDTIAAAQAAGVTEQIGYISTAGGAFLEFLEGRVLPGVAALSEAA, translated from the coding sequence GTGCCCAAGCTGAGCGTCGAGCAGCTCGACCTCGCGGGGAAGCGCGTCTTCCTCCGGGTGGACTTCAATGTCCCGCTGAAGGACGGGCACGTCGGCGACGACACGCGGATCGTGGCCGCCCTGCCCACGCTGCGGCACTGTCTCGGGGCTGGCGCGGGCGTCGTGCTCGTCTCCCATCTCGGCCGGCCCAAGGGCAAGCCGGATCCGGCCTATTCCCTGCGGCCGGTGGCCACGCGACTGACAGAGCTCCTGGGCCAGCCCGTGCCGCTGGCGCCGGACTGCGTCGGTCCCGAGACGGCAGCCCTGGCCCGGGCGCTCGGGCCGCGCCAGCTCCTCCTCCTCGAGAATCTCCGCTTCCACGCCGAGGAGGAGGCCAACGACGAGGGCTTCGCCCGCGGCCTCGCCGCCCTCGCGGACGTCTACGTGGACGACGCTTTTGCCGCAGCCCACCGCGCCCATGCCTCCATCGAGGCCATCACGCGCTATCTCTCGCCGGCGGCGGCCGGGCTGCTCATGAGCCGGGAGCTCGCGGCTCTCGACCGCATCTTCGAGAAGCCCGAGCGGCCCGTGGTCGCCCTCCTCGGCGGCGCCAAGGTCTCCGACAAGCTGGCCCTGGTCCAGAGCCTCCTCGAGCGCGTCGACAACCTTCTCATCGGCGGCGGCATGGCCTTCACGTTCCTCGCCGCGCTGGGCCATGGCGTGGGGCGCTCTCTCCTGGAGCCGGAACGGATCGAGGCGGCTCGGGCCGCGCTGGATCACGCGCGGACCCGCGGCGTCACGGTGCGGCTGCCGGTGGACGTGGTCGCCGCCCGCGGGATCGATAGCCGGGATGACATCCGGACGGTCGGGATCCGGGCGATCCCCGCCGACATGATGGGGCTCGATATCGGGCCGGCCACCGTCGCCCGGTTCAGGGACGCCCTCAAGGGGGCGGCGACCGTCCTCTGGAACGGTCCCATGGGGGTGTTCGAGCGCGAGCCGTTCGCCTCGGGTACGCTGGAGGTCGGCCGCGCGGTGGCCGCGTGCGGGGGCTTCTCGGTCATCGGCGGCGGCGACACCATCGCCGCGGCGCAGGCGGCAGGCGTCACCGAGCAGATCGGATATATCTCCACCGCCGGAGGCGCCTTCCTCGAGTTCCTCGAGGGTCGCGTGCTTCCAGGCGTCGCCGCCCTCAGCGAGGCCGCGTGA
- a CDS encoding triose-phosphate isomerase — MRTPMVVANWKMHGRLGQARELAQAVRDGLKRPRGVEVARCPPFTALGAVAEILTGSALLLGAQNCHWEDSGAFTGEVSPAMLADLGCRLVIIGHSERRHVFRETEEEISRKVAAVLRHRLQPVLCVGETAEERRQGLTFTVVEGQLRAGLAGLAAEDLARCTVAYEPVWAIGTGLNATPGQAAEVHGYLRGLLSELASKEIAQSVRILYGGSVKPDNVGPLSQEPEIDGALVGGASLQAASFITIAKKSAAKSGASKE; from the coding sequence ATGCGCACCCCGATGGTCGTGGCGAACTGGAAGATGCACGGCCGCCTGGGGCAGGCGAGGGAGCTGGCCCAGGCGGTGCGCGACGGGCTCAAGCGTCCCCGCGGCGTCGAGGTGGCGCGGTGCCCGCCCTTCACGGCGCTCGGCGCCGTCGCCGAGATCCTCACGGGTTCCGCTCTGCTGCTGGGGGCCCAGAATTGCCACTGGGAGGACAGCGGCGCCTTCACGGGAGAGGTCTCCCCCGCCATGCTGGCCGATCTCGGCTGTCGCCTCGTCATCATCGGCCACTCGGAGCGGCGCCACGTCTTCCGCGAAACGGAGGAGGAGATCAGCCGCAAGGTCGCCGCGGTGCTGCGCCACCGCCTCCAGCCGGTGCTGTGCGTCGGCGAGACCGCCGAGGAGCGCCGGCAGGGGCTCACGTTCACGGTGGTGGAGGGCCAGCTCCGCGCGGGGCTGGCCGGCCTCGCCGCCGAGGACCTCGCCCGCTGCACCGTCGCCTACGAGCCTGTGTGGGCCATCGGCACCGGACTCAACGCCACGCCGGGCCAGGCGGCCGAGGTGCATGGCTATCTGCGCGGGCTCCTCTCGGAACTCGCGTCGAAGGAGATCGCTCAGTCCGTTCGGATCCTCTACGGCGGCAGCGTGAAGCCCGACAACGTCGGGCCCCTGTCCCAGGAGCCGGAGATCGACGGGGCGCTCGTCGGGGGCGCCAGTCTCCAGGCTGCGAGCTTCATCACCATCGCGAAGAAGTCCGCCGCGAAGAGCGGCGCCTCAAAGGAGTGA
- the secG gene encoding preprotein translocase subunit SecG codes for MFTLVVIVHVIVCLIIIGLVLLQAGKGADIGSAFGGAGSQAVFGSMGTPTLLGKLTAGVAVAFALTSFWLAMQGHRAPAPILPAAPPSAPAASPAPGPAPAPAPK; via the coding sequence GTGTTTACGCTTGTCGTGATCGTCCACGTCATCGTCTGTCTCATCATCATCGGGCTCGTGCTGCTCCAGGCGGGCAAGGGGGCCGACATCGGGTCGGCCTTCGGCGGCGCCGGCAGCCAGGCCGTGTTCGGTTCGATGGGGACGCCGACGCTCCTGGGCAAGCTCACGGCGGGGGTGGCGGTCGCCTTCGCCCTCACCTCGTTCTGGCTGGCCATGCAGGGGCACAGGGCCCCGGCGCCGATCCTGCCCGCGGCTCCCCCGTCGGCGCCCGCGGCCAGCCCGGCTCCCGGACCGGCTCCCGCGCCCGCGCCCAAGTAG
- a CDS encoding peptide-binding protein: protein MRRAGSRPWRLLLLGSLALAGCGGGVESRADEAAVGTGAPAYGDTFIQSSISDIAGLIPNITSDGASHDVGGLVYDGLIRADRNLNWVGQLAESWTFSRDCLTLTFKLRQNARWHDGHPFTADDVLFTYRTMIHPKTPTAYKDDFLVVKDAEVLDPYTFRVTYSRPHARALQSWAMNVLPRHLLEPYVAEGKLKESPQNSQPVGTGPYRFKEWKSGEKIVLVANPDYHGGRPYLGRVVYRIIPSQGTIFLELKAKGVDLASLTALQYLRQTEYPAFRKAYRKYRYPSSGYTYLGFNLRDPRFADRRVRQAFAHAINKQELIDGVVLGMARDATGPLRPGTWPYTDRVRRYPHDPDKARALLAQAGWKDRDGDGLLEDKDGRPFTFTIRTNQGNEERKKVAEIIQQRLKEVGVGVEIQILEWSSFLKEFIKKKRFEAIVMGWGVGSDPDQYVVWHSSQMGPDQLNHISYANPEVDALLEAGRSSCVQQDRLRYYHRLQEVMAEDLPVVFLYFRDALPVVAARVRGVEPAPAGIFYNFTEWFVPRELQRYTSG, encoded by the coding sequence ATGCGGCGGGCGGGCTCCCGCCCCTGGCGGCTCCTGCTGCTCGGGAGCCTCGCGCTCGCCGGCTGCGGGGGCGGCGTGGAGAGCCGCGCCGACGAAGCCGCGGTCGGGACCGGGGCGCCCGCCTACGGGGACACCTTCATCCAGTCCTCCATCAGCGACATCGCCGGCCTCATCCCCAACATCACCTCGGACGGGGCCTCCCACGACGTGGGCGGGCTCGTCTACGACGGCCTCATCCGCGCGGACCGCAACCTCAACTGGGTCGGTCAACTGGCCGAGTCCTGGACGTTCAGCCGGGACTGCCTGACGCTGACCTTCAAGCTGCGCCAGAACGCGCGGTGGCACGACGGGCATCCGTTCACGGCCGACGACGTGCTGTTCACATACCGGACCATGATCCATCCCAAGACGCCCACCGCCTACAAGGACGACTTCCTCGTGGTGAAGGACGCCGAGGTCCTGGACCCCTACACGTTCCGCGTCACGTACTCGCGGCCCCACGCGCGGGCGCTCCAGAGCTGGGCCATGAACGTGCTGCCCAGGCACCTGCTCGAGCCCTACGTCGCCGAGGGCAAGCTCAAGGAGTCCCCGCAGAACAGCCAGCCCGTCGGCACAGGGCCCTACCGCTTCAAGGAGTGGAAAAGCGGCGAGAAGATCGTGCTCGTGGCGAATCCGGACTACCATGGGGGGCGGCCGTATCTCGGGCGTGTCGTGTACCGCATCATCCCCAGCCAGGGGACCATCTTTCTCGAGCTGAAAGCCAAGGGGGTAGACCTGGCCTCGCTGACGGCGCTCCAGTACCTGCGCCAGACGGAGTACCCGGCGTTCCGGAAGGCGTACCGCAAGTACCGCTACCCCTCCAGCGGGTACACCTACCTCGGGTTCAACCTGAGGGATCCGCGATTCGCGGATCGCCGGGTGCGCCAGGCCTTCGCCCACGCCATCAACAAGCAGGAGCTGATCGACGGCGTGGTGCTGGGCATGGCGCGCGACGCCACGGGGCCGCTCCGCCCCGGGACGTGGCCGTACACGGACCGCGTGCGGCGCTACCCGCACGACCCGGACAAGGCCAGGGCGCTCCTGGCCCAGGCGGGGTGGAAGGACCGCGACGGCGACGGCCTCCTGGAAGACAAGGACGGGCGCCCGTTCACCTTCACGATCCGCACCAACCAGGGCAACGAGGAGCGCAAGAAGGTCGCCGAGATCATCCAGCAGCGCCTGAAGGAGGTCGGCGTGGGCGTCGAGATCCAGATCCTCGAGTGGTCCTCCTTCCTCAAGGAGTTCATCAAGAAGAAGCGCTTCGAGGCCATCGTCATGGGCTGGGGCGTGGGCAGCGACCCCGACCAGTACGTGGTCTGGCACTCCTCCCAGATGGGGCCCGACCAGCTGAACCACATCTCCTACGCGAACCCCGAGGTGGACGCACTCCTCGAGGCGGGCCGCTCCTCCTGCGTCCAGCAGGACCGGCTCCGCTACTACCACCGCCTCCAGGAGGTGATGGCCGAGGACCTGCCGGTGGTCTTCCTCTACTTCCGGGACGCGCTCCCCGTCGTGGCTGCGCGCGTGCGCGGCGTGGAGCCGGCGCCGGCGGGGATCTTCTACAACTTCACGGAGTGGTTCGTCCCGCGCGAATTGCAGCGGTATACGTCCGGCTAG
- a CDS encoding ABC transporter permease, producing MALFALRRFLLAIPLLVGITFVSFLVIHLAHGEPTELQTGDLSVQSTAQARQALRELYGLDKPLHVQYWRWVTRVAHLDFGRSFQPDGRPVLAKIGERLPITLLLNVVEMLLILACAVPIGVLSATRQYSLFDKVTTVFVFVGFATPDFWLALLLMILFGVQLGWLPISGLRSLNWEYLAFWPQQWDFLSHLVLPVAVATFGGLAGFSRYMRQSMLEVVRQDYIQTARAKGLPEKVVIGKHALRNALLPVVTILGLSLPGLIGGSVIVESIFAIPGMGQLMVQAVFSRDYPLIMGNLVIVAGLTLVANLLADLAYGVVDPRIRMAVRRRRR from the coding sequence ATGGCCCTCTTCGCGCTCCGCCGGTTCCTGCTGGCGATCCCGCTCCTGGTCGGCATCACCTTCGTGTCGTTCCTCGTGATCCACCTGGCGCACGGCGAGCCGACGGAGCTGCAGACGGGGGACCTGAGCGTGCAGAGCACGGCTCAGGCGCGGCAGGCGCTGCGTGAGCTGTACGGCCTCGACAAGCCCCTCCACGTCCAGTACTGGAGGTGGGTCACCCGCGTGGCGCACCTCGACTTCGGCCGGTCCTTCCAGCCCGACGGGCGGCCGGTGCTCGCCAAGATCGGCGAGCGCCTCCCCATCACGCTGCTCCTCAACGTGGTGGAGATGCTCCTCATCTTGGCCTGCGCCGTGCCCATCGGCGTGCTCTCCGCCACGCGTCAGTACTCCCTCTTCGACAAGGTGACCACCGTCTTCGTGTTCGTGGGCTTCGCCACGCCCGACTTCTGGCTGGCGCTTCTCCTCATGATCCTCTTCGGCGTGCAGCTGGGCTGGCTGCCCATCTCCGGGCTGCGCTCGCTCAACTGGGAGTACCTGGCCTTCTGGCCGCAGCAGTGGGACTTCCTGAGCCATCTCGTCCTCCCGGTGGCGGTGGCGACCTTCGGTGGGCTCGCCGGTTTCTCGCGCTACATGCGTCAGAGCATGCTGGAGGTCGTTCGCCAGGACTACATCCAGACGGCGCGGGCCAAGGGGCTTCCCGAGAAGGTCGTCATCGGCAAGCACGCCCTCCGCAACGCGCTGCTGCCGGTGGTCACGATTCTGGGCCTCTCGCTGCCGGGGCTCATCGGGGGCAGCGTGATCGTCGAATCCATCTTCGCCATCCCCGGCATGGGCCAGCTCATGGTTCAGGCCGTGTTCTCCCGGGACTACCCGCTCATCATGGGCAACCTCGTCATCGTCGCCGGGCTCACCCTGGTGGCGAACCTCCTGGCCGACCTGGCCTACGGCGTTGTGGACCCGCGGATCCGCATGGCCGTCCGCCGGAGGAGGCGGTAA
- a CDS encoding ABC transporter permease: MPALRGRGEFGVFWRTFKRNRLALCGGVVVGILVLLAVLAPLLAPWDPHKPDTRRILVRPSSSHWLGTDQIGRDVLSRVLYGSRISLAVGFISVGIATVIGIILGSAAGYHGGLADAVIMRLVDLMLVFPRFFLLLAVLAFLQPSIWTIMAVIGLTGWMGVARLVRAEFLTLKEREFVIWSESVGASASRVIFRHILPNAMAPVLVAMTLGIPAAILTESGLSFLGLGVQPPYATWGNILNDGKDSIEIAWWMSVYPGLAILVTVLSYNLLGEGIRDALDPRLRQAVGRWPRSAR; encoded by the coding sequence GTGCCGGCGCTCAGGGGGCGAGGCGAGTTCGGGGTCTTCTGGCGCACGTTCAAGCGCAACCGCCTGGCGCTGTGCGGAGGCGTCGTCGTGGGCATCCTGGTCCTCCTGGCGGTCCTGGCCCCCCTGCTGGCGCCGTGGGACCCGCACAAGCCCGACACGCGTCGGATCCTGGTCCGGCCGTCGTCGAGCCACTGGCTGGGGACGGACCAGATCGGGCGCGACGTCCTGTCGCGCGTGCTCTACGGCTCCCGGATCTCCCTCGCGGTGGGCTTCATCTCGGTGGGCATCGCCACGGTGATCGGGATCATCCTGGGCTCGGCGGCGGGCTATCACGGGGGCCTGGCCGACGCGGTCATCATGAGGCTCGTGGACCTGATGCTGGTGTTCCCGCGCTTCTTCCTCCTCCTGGCGGTGCTGGCCTTCCTCCAGCCGTCCATCTGGACCATCATGGCGGTGATCGGGCTCACCGGGTGGATGGGCGTGGCACGACTCGTCCGTGCCGAGTTCCTGACCCTCAAGGAGCGGGAGTTCGTCATCTGGTCGGAGTCCGTGGGCGCCAGCGCCTCCCGGGTGATCTTCCGGCACATTCTCCCGAACGCCATGGCCCCCGTGCTCGTCGCCATGACACTCGGCATCCCGGCGGCGATCCTCACCGAGTCCGGCCTGTCCTTCCTCGGCCTCGGCGTCCAGCCGCCCTACGCGACATGGGGCAACATCCTCAACGACGGCAAGGACTCCATCGAGATCGCATGGTGGATGAGCGTCTATCCCGGGCTGGCCATTCTCGTCACCGTGCTCTCCTACAACCTGCTCGGCGAGGGCATCCGGGACGCTCTCGATCCGCGGCTCCGCCAGGCCGTGGGCCGCTGGCCGCGATCGGCACGGTAG
- the lipA gene encoding lipoyl synthase, which yields MGTSLPLLDDRRAVASPKPPWLRVRAPGGPNYIRLKGLMRQWNLHSVCEEAHCPNIGECWQDLTATFMILGDVCTRNCGYCAVTHGRPTWEDREEPERVGRAVGELGLEYVVITSVNRDDLADGGAGVFAATVRAIRRTAPRCRVELLIPDFQGDASALATVIDAAPDVLNHNTETVPRLYKLARHGGRYARTLELFRRARRAAPGLLTKSGLILGLGEERDELLATLRDLREADVNLLTLGQYLRPSPGHLPVARFYAPEEFAELAGIGLDLGFARVESAPLVRSSYHAKRQVQGL from the coding sequence ATGGGAACTTCGCTCCCCCTCCTGGATGACCGCCGGGCCGTCGCCTCACCCAAGCCGCCATGGCTCAGGGTCCGGGCGCCGGGAGGGCCGAACTACATTCGCCTCAAGGGCCTCATGCGCCAGTGGAACCTCCACTCCGTCTGCGAGGAGGCCCATTGCCCGAACATCGGCGAGTGCTGGCAGGACCTCACCGCGACCTTCATGATCCTCGGGGACGTCTGCACGCGGAACTGCGGGTACTGCGCGGTGACCCACGGCAGGCCCACGTGGGAGGACCGGGAGGAGCCCGAGCGCGTGGGGCGCGCCGTCGGCGAGCTGGGGCTCGAGTACGTGGTCATCACCTCCGTCAACCGCGATGACCTCGCCGATGGCGGCGCCGGCGTGTTCGCGGCCACGGTGCGGGCCATCCGACGGACGGCTCCGCGCTGTCGCGTGGAGCTGCTGATCCCGGACTTCCAGGGCGATGCCTCGGCGCTCGCCACCGTTATCGACGCCGCGCCGGACGTGCTGAACCACAATACGGAGACCGTGCCGCGGCTCTACAAGCTCGCGCGCCACGGTGGCCGCTATGCGCGCACGCTCGAGCTGTTCCGGCGCGCGCGGCGCGCGGCGCCGGGGCTCCTGACCAAGTCGGGCCTCATCCTGGGGCTGGGCGAGGAGCGCGACGAGCTGCTGGCGACCCTGCGCGACCTGCGCGAGGCCGACGTCAACCTCCTCACGCTGGGCCAGTACCTCCGGCCCTCGCCCGGGCACCTGCCCGTGGCCCGGTTCTACGCCCCCGAGGAGTTCGCGGAGCTGGCCGGGATCGGCCTCGACCTCGGCTTCGCCCGCGTGGAATCGGCTCCGCTGGTCCGCTCGTCCTATCACGCCAAGCGGCAGGTCCAGGGGCTCTGA
- the ndhC gene encoding NADH-quinone oxidoreductase subunit A has translation MEYVSILMVFAVAAAVAGALMGIPLLIAPRRTSPVKQEPFECGKDPVALPEGRFAIKFSTIAIFFIIFDIELLFVWPWATIYRTLGWFGFAEMMVFLGVLMLGFLYIWRKRGLEWE, from the coding sequence GTGGAATACGTCTCGATCCTCATGGTCTTCGCCGTTGCGGCCGCCGTGGCCGGCGCGCTCATGGGCATCCCCCTGCTCATCGCTCCGAGGCGGACCTCGCCGGTGAAGCAGGAGCCGTTCGAGTGCGGCAAGGACCCCGTGGCGCTCCCCGAGGGGCGCTTCGCGATCAAGTTCTCCACCATCGCCATCTTCTTCATCATCTTCGACATCGAGCTGCTCTTCGTCTGGCCGTGGGCGACGATCTACCGCACGCTCGGGTGGTTCGGCTTCGCCGAGATGATGGTGTTCCTTGGCGTGCTCATGCTCGGTTTCCTCTACATCTGGAGGAAGCGGGGGCTCGAATGGGAGTAG
- a CDS encoding NADH-quinone oxidoreductase subunit B, with protein MGVGGFFTSKLDEALGWARKFSIFQYPFVTACCGMEYMATACSHYDVDRFGAGLPRFSPRQADVLFVVGTISHKMAPVLKRIYDQMCEPKWVVAFGVCTCTGGFYNNYATVQGIDTIIPVDVYIPGCPPRPESVIDGLMKLQEKIATGAQRF; from the coding sequence ATGGGAGTAGGCGGCTTCTTCACCTCCAAGCTCGACGAGGCCCTCGGCTGGGCGCGGAAGTTCTCCATCTTCCAGTACCCCTTCGTCACGGCGTGCTGCGGGATGGAGTACATGGCCACGGCGTGCTCGCACTACGATGTGGACCGCTTCGGGGCCGGGCTGCCGCGCTTCTCGCCCCGCCAGGCGGACGTGCTCTTCGTGGTGGGAACCATCAGCCACAAGATGGCCCCCGTGCTCAAGCGCATCTATGACCAGATGTGCGAGCCCAAGTGGGTGGTGGCCTTCGGCGTCTGCACCTGCACCGGGGGCTTCTACAACAACTATGCGACCGTCCAGGGGATCGACACCATCATCCCCGTGGACGTCTACATTCCCGGCTGCCCGCCGCGCCCCGAGAGTGTCATCGACGGCCTCATGAAGCTCCAGGAGAAGATCGCGACCGGCGCCCAGCGGTTCTAG
- a CDS encoding NADH-quinone oxidoreductase subunit C, giving the protein MDGQAMLARLGSRLGGRLLATHDERGDHTAVVAREGIIDALGFCRDQPELRFNVLVDLTAVDYLTFPGREDGPRFEVVYHLYSIPHNHRLRLKVPVEQDDAVVPTATSLWPIADWLEREVWDMFGIRFAGHPDLRRLLLYEEFEGHPLRKDYPIERRHPLIGPRV; this is encoded by the coding sequence ATGGACGGACAGGCCATGCTTGCGCGGCTCGGCAGCCGCCTGGGCGGCCGTCTGCTCGCCACGCACGACGAGCGCGGGGACCACACCGCGGTGGTCGCGCGAGAGGGCATCATCGACGCCCTCGGCTTCTGCCGCGATCAGCCGGAGCTGCGCTTCAACGTGCTCGTGGATCTGACCGCCGTGGACTATCTGACGTTCCCCGGGCGGGAGGACGGCCCACGCTTCGAGGTCGTGTACCACCTCTACTCGATCCCGCACAACCACCGGCTGCGGCTCAAGGTCCCCGTGGAGCAGGACGACGCGGTGGTGCCCACCGCCACGTCCCTCTGGCCCATCGCCGACTGGCTCGAGCGCGAGGTGTGGGACATGTTCGGCATCCGGTTCGCGGGGCACCCGGACCTCCGGCGCCTCCTCCTCTACGAGGAGTTCGAGGGCCACCCGCTCCGGAAGGACTACCCGATCGAGCGGCGCCACCCCCTCATCGGACCCCGAGTATGA